The Pseudomonas sp. FP2309 genome has a window encoding:
- the mrdA gene encoding penicillin-binding protein 2, with translation MTQPIRIKDHEKDARLVRARVVFGAVMVVVLIGVLIARLYFLQVIQYDYHSTLSENNRVHVQPIPPTRGLIFDRNGVVVADNRPSFSLSMTRERSGDWQQVLDVIVEVLQLTPEDRVIFEKRMRQGRRPFEPVPILFELTEEQIARIAVNQFRLPGVEVVAQLVRHYPQGPHFAHSVGYMGRINEKELKSLDPVNYSGTHHIGKTGIERFYEPELHGQVGYEEVETNARGRVLRVLKRTDPVPGKDIVLSLDIKLQEAAEMALGGRRGAVVALDPKTGEVLAMVSQPSFDPNLFVTGISFKAYAELRDSIDRPLFNRVLRGLYPPGSTIKPAVAIAGLDAGVVTASSRVYDPGYYMLPNYDHKYRNWNRTGDGYVDLDTAIMRSNDTYFYDLAHKLGIDRLSAYMGKFGLGQKVSLDMFEESPGLMPSREWKRATRRQAWFPGETLILGIGQGYMQATPLQLAQATALVANKGIWNRPHLAKTIEGEKPVDDNPIPDIVLRDPSDWTKVNHGMQQVMHGARGTARKAAIGAQYRIAGKSGTAQVVAIKQGEKYDRSKVQERHRDHALFVGFAPADDPKIVVAVMVENGESGSGVAAPVVRQVMDAWLLAPDGRLKPEYGGPPSIPEVTASEE, from the coding sequence ATGACCCAGCCGATCCGCATCAAGGACCACGAGAAAGACGCACGTCTTGTACGCGCGCGCGTGGTGTTTGGCGCAGTCATGGTGGTGGTGTTGATCGGGGTGCTGATCGCCCGCCTGTATTTCCTGCAGGTCATCCAGTACGACTATCACTCCACGCTGTCGGAAAACAACCGGGTGCATGTGCAACCGATTCCACCGACCCGTGGGTTGATCTTCGATCGCAATGGCGTGGTCGTCGCCGATAACCGGCCCAGCTTCAGCCTGAGCATGACCCGCGAGCGTTCCGGCGATTGGCAGCAGGTCCTCGATGTGATCGTCGAGGTGCTGCAGTTGACCCCGGAAGACCGGGTGATCTTCGAAAAACGCATGAGGCAGGGGCGCCGGCCTTTCGAGCCGGTGCCGATCCTGTTCGAACTCACCGAAGAGCAGATCGCCCGTATCGCGGTGAACCAGTTCCGCCTGCCGGGGGTGGAGGTGGTGGCGCAGTTGGTGCGTCATTACCCCCAGGGGCCGCACTTTGCCCACTCCGTCGGCTATATGGGGCGGATCAACGAGAAAGAGCTCAAAAGCCTCGATCCCGTCAATTACAGCGGCACCCACCATATTGGCAAGACTGGCATCGAGCGTTTCTATGAGCCCGAGCTGCACGGTCAGGTGGGTTACGAAGAAGTCGAGACCAACGCCCGTGGCCGCGTATTGCGCGTACTCAAGCGTACCGACCCGGTGCCGGGCAAGGACATTGTGCTGAGCCTGGACATCAAGTTGCAGGAAGCGGCGGAGATGGCCCTGGGTGGGCGACGTGGCGCCGTGGTGGCACTGGACCCGAAGACGGGCGAAGTGCTGGCGATGGTCAGCCAGCCAAGTTTTGACCCCAACCTGTTTGTTACCGGCATCAGCTTCAAGGCGTATGCCGAGTTGCGTGACTCCATCGACCGGCCGCTGTTCAACCGCGTACTGCGCGGCCTGTACCCGCCCGGCTCGACGATCAAACCGGCGGTGGCGATTGCCGGCCTGGATGCGGGCGTGGTCACGGCCTCCAGCCGGGTGTACGACCCCGGCTACTACATGCTGCCCAACTACGATCACAAATACCGTAACTGGAACCGCACCGGTGACGGCTATGTCGACCTGGATACCGCGATCATGCGCTCCAACGACACCTATTTTTACGACCTGGCCCACAAGCTGGGGATCGACCGCCTGTCCGCCTATATGGGCAAGTTCGGCCTCGGTCAGAAAGTCTCCCTGGACATGTTCGAAGAATCCCCGGGCCTGATGCCCTCGCGCGAGTGGAAGCGTGCGACCCGACGCCAGGCGTGGTTCCCGGGTGAGACGTTGATCCTCGGGATTGGCCAGGGTTATATGCAGGCCACGCCGTTGCAACTGGCCCAGGCCACCGCGCTGGTGGCCAACAAAGGCATCTGGAACCGTCCACACCTGGCCAAGACCATCGAGGGCGAAAAACCGGTGGATGACAATCCGATTCCGGACATCGTACTGCGCGACCCGTCCGACTGGACCAAGGTCAACCATGGTATGCAACAGGTGATGCACGGCGCCCGTGGCACCGCGCGCAAAGCGGCCATCGGCGCGCAATACCGCATTGCCGGCAAAAGCGGCACCGCCCAGGTGGTCGCGATCAAGCAGGGCGAGAAATACGACCGCTCCAAGGTTCAGGAGCGTCACCGCGACCACGCCTTGTTCGTCGGTTTCGCGCCGGCGGACGACCCGAAAATCGTTGTTGCCGTGATGGTGGAGAACGGCGAGTCCGGCTCCGGGGTCGCCGCGCCCGTGGTGCGCCAGGTGATGGATGCCTGGCTGCTGGCCCCCGACGGCAGGCTCAAGCCCGAATATGGCGGCCCCCCTTCAATCCCCGAGGTTACGGCCAGTGAAGAGTAA
- the rsfS gene encoding ribosome silencing factor, producing MTNKDVSKVKRKGTFKSAPLPVEAHVGPELAGEELVKVAVAALEDVKAQDIQVLDVRDKQSITDFMIIATGTSNRQIGAMLDKVREAVKAQGVKPLGEEGKGDSDWVLLDMDDVIVHMMTSNARQFYDLERLWKGAEQSRAADGKHHSPEVGHAHFDKLNKDQE from the coding sequence ATGACGAACAAAGACGTAAGCAAAGTTAAGCGCAAAGGCACCTTCAAAAGCGCCCCGCTGCCAGTCGAAGCCCACGTTGGCCCGGAACTGGCTGGCGAAGAGCTGGTGAAAGTTGCGGTTGCCGCCCTTGAAGACGTGAAAGCCCAGGACATCCAGGTGCTGGACGTACGCGACAAGCAGAGCATCACCGACTTCATGATCATCGCCACCGGTACTTCCAACCGCCAGATCGGCGCGATGCTGGACAAGGTTCGCGAAGCCGTCAAAGCCCAAGGCGTCAAGCCACTGGGTGAAGAAGGCAAGGGCGACAGCGATTGGGTGCTGCTGGACATGGACGACGTGATCGTTCACATGATGACGTCCAACGCTCGCCAGTTCTACGACCTGGAGCGTCTGTGGAAAGGCGCCGAGCAGAGCCGTGCCGCTGATGGCAAGCACCACAGTCCGGAAGTGGGCCATGCGCACTTCGACAAGCTCAACAAAGACCAGGAATAA
- the nadD gene encoding nicotinate-nucleotide adenylyltransferase, translating into MAKRIGLLGGTFDPVHIGHLRSALEVADALALDELRLIPNFRPPHRDTPQVSPQQRLEMVRLAVEGIAPLVVDDRELKRDKPSYTVDTLELMRAELAVDDQLFLLLGWDAFCGLPSWHRWEELLQHCHILVLQRPDADSEPPDALRNLLAARSVSDPLALTGPNGNIAFVWQTPLAVSATQIRQLLASGKSVRFLVPDAVLAYIDAHGLYRASN; encoded by the coding sequence ATGGCTAAACGCATAGGGCTGCTCGGCGGTACCTTCGACCCCGTGCACATCGGCCATTTGCGCAGTGCCCTGGAAGTCGCGGATGCCTTGGCATTGGATGAGTTGCGCCTGATCCCCAATTTCCGGCCGCCGCATCGCGACACCCCTCAGGTGTCACCGCAACAACGCCTGGAAATGGTGCGCCTGGCGGTAGAAGGCATCGCGCCGCTGGTGGTGGACGACCGCGAACTCAAACGCGATAAACCGTCCTACACTGTCGACACCCTGGAGCTGATGCGCGCCGAGTTGGCCGTCGATGACCAGTTGTTTCTGCTTTTGGGCTGGGACGCATTTTGCGGCCTGCCCTCTTGGCATCGCTGGGAGGAACTCCTCCAGCATTGCCACATCCTGGTGCTGCAACGCCCGGATGCCGACAGCGAACCGCCGGATGCCTTGCGCAACCTGCTGGCCGCGCGGTCGGTAAGTGACCCCTTGGCCCTGACCGGGCCGAACGGGAATATTGCATTCGTCTGGCAGACCCCGCTTGCGGTGTCCGCCACCCAGATCCGTCAACTGCTGGCCAGCGGTAAGTCGGTACGTTTCCTGGTGCCTGACGCGGTCCTGGCCTACATCGATGCGCACGGGCTTTACCGTGCGTCGAACTGA
- a CDS encoding DNA-3-methyladenine glycosylase, which translates to MLSSAPQRPANALPDSFFDRDAQMLARELLGKVIRHRIGEIWLSARIIETEAYYVAEKGSHASLGYTEKRKALFLDGGHIYMYYARGGDSLNFSAHGPGNAVLIKSAYPWVDDLSGPASLAQMLLNNPMADGSPRSSQKLCAGQTLLCKALGLKVPMWDAKRFDQEQLYVEDVGQVPTRIIQTTRLGIPRGRDEHLMYRFVDAGYAPYCTRNPLRRGQVEGRDYFLI; encoded by the coding sequence ATGCTCAGCTCCGCCCCCCAACGCCCCGCGAACGCCCTGCCCGACAGCTTCTTCGACCGCGATGCGCAAATGCTCGCGCGCGAACTGCTCGGAAAAGTCATACGCCATCGCATCGGCGAAATCTGGCTTTCGGCACGAATTATTGAAACCGAAGCCTATTACGTGGCCGAAAAAGGCAGTCACGCCTCACTCGGCTACACAGAAAAGCGTAAGGCTTTGTTTCTGGACGGCGGACATATCTATATGTACTACGCCCGTGGCGGCGACTCACTGAACTTCAGCGCCCACGGCCCAGGCAATGCAGTACTGATCAAATCGGCGTATCCGTGGGTCGATGACCTTTCCGGACCCGCCAGCCTGGCGCAGATGCTGCTCAACAATCCCATGGCCGATGGCAGCCCGCGCTCCTCGCAAAAGCTGTGTGCCGGCCAGACGCTGCTGTGCAAGGCGCTGGGCCTGAAAGTGCCGATGTGGGACGCCAAGCGCTTCGACCAGGAGCAGTTGTATGTGGAAGACGTGGGCCAGGTCCCGACACGCATCATTCAGACCACGCGCCTGGGCATCCCCAGAGGGCGGGACGAACACTTGATGTACCGCTTTGTCGATGCCGGCTACGCGCCCTATTGCACGCGGAACCCGCTGCGTCGGGGCCAGGTCGAAGGCCGCGACTACTTTTTGATTTGA
- a CDS encoding glutamate-5-semialdehyde dehydrogenase gives MTESVLDYMTRLGRAARQASRLIARASTAQKNRALLAAADALDASRSELTAANELDLANGRANGLEPALLDRLALSPARIDDMIEGLRQVAKLPDPIGEIRDMRYLPSGIQVGKMRVPLGVIGIIYESRPNVTIDAASLCLKSGNATILRGGSEAINSNRAIAACIQQGLAVAELPAEVVQVVETTDRAAVGALITMPEFVDVIVPRGGKSLIERVSRDAKVPVIKHLDGVCHVYIDIAADIDKAIRIADNAKTHRYAPCNTMETLLVHAGIAERVLPPLAAIYRDKGVELRGCERTRALLGADVIEANEQDWYTEYTAPILSIRIVDDLDQAIEHINKYGSKHTDAIVSEHFSDARRFLTEVDSASVMINASTRFADGFEYGLGAEIGISTDKLHARGPVGLEGLTSEKYVVFGDGHVRT, from the coding sequence ATGACTGAGTCCGTTCTTGACTACATGACCCGCCTGGGTCGCGCTGCCCGTCAGGCCTCGCGGTTGATCGCCCGTGCGAGCACCGCGCAGAAGAACCGTGCCTTGCTGGCCGCCGCCGATGCTCTGGATGCTTCGCGCTCCGAGCTCACCGCCGCCAACGAACTGGACCTGGCCAACGGCCGCGCCAATGGCCTGGAGCCGGCCCTGCTGGACCGCCTGGCGCTGAGCCCGGCGCGTATTGACGACATGATCGAAGGCCTGCGTCAGGTGGCGAAGCTGCCTGACCCCATCGGTGAAATCCGCGATATGCGTTACCTGCCGTCCGGCATTCAGGTCGGCAAGATGCGCGTGCCCCTGGGCGTGATCGGCATCATTTATGAGTCGCGTCCAAACGTGACCATCGACGCCGCGAGCCTGTGCCTCAAGTCCGGCAACGCCACCATCCTGCGTGGCGGTTCCGAGGCGATCAATTCCAATCGCGCCATTGCTGCCTGCATCCAGCAGGGCCTGGCCGTGGCCGAGTTGCCGGCCGAAGTGGTGCAGGTGGTGGAAACCACCGACCGCGCCGCCGTTGGCGCGCTGATCACCATGCCGGAATTCGTCGACGTGATCGTGCCGCGGGGCGGCAAGAGCCTGATCGAACGTGTCAGCCGTGATGCCAAGGTGCCGGTGATCAAGCACCTGGACGGCGTGTGCCACGTGTACATCGACATCGCCGCCGATATCGACAAGGCGATCCGCATCGCCGACAACGCCAAGACCCACCGCTACGCGCCGTGCAACACCATGGAAACCCTGTTGGTGCACGCCGGCATTGCCGAGCGCGTGCTGCCGCCGCTGGCTGCCATCTACCGCGACAAGGGTGTGGAGTTACGTGGTTGTGAGCGCACCCGCGCGCTGTTGGGCGCGGACGTGATCGAGGCGAACGAGCAAGACTGGTACACCGAGTACACGGCGCCGATCCTGTCGATCCGGATCGTCGACGACCTGGATCAGGCCATCGAACACATCAACAAATACGGTTCCAAGCACACCGACGCCATTGTTTCCGAGCACTTCAGCGATGCCCGGCGTTTCCTCACCGAAGTGGATTCCGCGTCGGTCATGATCAACGCCTCGACGCGCTTTGCCGATGGCTTCGAGTATGGCCTGGGGGCGGAGATCGGTATCTCCACCGACAAGCTCCATGCCCGTGGCCCGGTTGGTCTGGAAGGTCTGACCAGCGAGAAATACGTGGTGTTCGGTGATGGTCACGTGCGCACTTGA
- the rlmH gene encoding 23S rRNA (pseudouridine(1915)-N(3))-methyltransferase RlmH: protein MRLRLIAVGSRMPKWVEEGWHEYAKRLPAELSLELVEIPLNTRGKNADVARFIRQEGEAMLAKVGPNERIVTLEVHGKPWSTEQLAVELDRWRLDSRTVNFMVGGPEGLAPEVCARADQRWSLSALTLPHPLVRILIGEQLYRAWTVLSGHPYHK, encoded by the coding sequence GTGCGCCTGCGTCTGATCGCTGTCGGTTCACGCATGCCCAAGTGGGTGGAAGAGGGCTGGCACGAGTATGCCAAGCGTCTGCCCGCTGAGCTGTCCCTTGAACTGGTGGAAATACCGCTCAACACCCGGGGCAAGAATGCCGACGTGGCGCGCTTTATCCGTCAGGAAGGCGAAGCCATGCTGGCAAAGGTCGGCCCCAACGAGCGCATCGTCACCCTCGAAGTGCACGGCAAACCCTGGAGCACCGAGCAGCTGGCGGTGGAACTGGACCGCTGGCGCCTGGACTCGCGTACCGTCAACTTCATGGTGGGTGGCCCGGAAGGGCTGGCGCCGGAAGTCTGCGCGCGGGCCGACCAGCGCTGGTCGCTGTCGGCGCTGACGTTGCCGCACCCGTTGGTGAGGATTTTGATCGGTGAACAGCTGTATCGCGCCTGGACAGTTCTGTCCGGGCACCCTTATCACAAATAA